The Nothobranchius furzeri strain GRZ-AD chromosome 17, NfurGRZ-RIMD1, whole genome shotgun sequence nucleotide sequence ggagagacgaggacgctgttaaaaaaatgctggaatgccatgttgtaaacaacagtaatttctacttctactatggtgtagtgttggatgcatgctgtagagctccatgctgccccctagagtttgggagaatattggctcaccgcagagacgagccgcatgaaccataaatgctgcaagttgtgaagcgcgttccagccgcgagccgcatcaccaagcggaaagtgaatgcgtcaagcataaaccaagccttaGAATGACCTGTATCAGAGCTCCTGGGATGgatgaaagccaaaagaaaaTGTCTCATGCTTCTCAGAGATTCAAAGCCGTGTTTCAGATTGCTGATGAATTgcattctttgtcccctttaattcacctgttgctgtcttcACAAAAAAACTACGGAGCCCCTGGCCATGCACCCCAGTGCTGTTTGTGTAAGTAATGATTATTTTTTTTCCCTTTAGACTAAAACTAAGGCTTGTATCACGGTcttgcattttttgtttttgcagtgCAGAAAGCCTTAACTGGAGTGATATGAACTTTAAGCTAAAACGTTCTTAAAGTACATGAATCATGATTGTTCAATGTCAGAAATCTAAATCTTGTTAAGAGGACTATCAGGAATAAATCAtaatctgacccccccccccccccaccaccccttttaaaacaacaaacattaatAATTCACGAGAGCTTGTAATAATGAAACCCGCCCTGCTTCAGAGAGATTATCGTAGATTTTAATGATGGAAAACAAGCATAACTTTTGCACAGCAGGTTTTTGATGACGTCTGTTCCCCAGAATCTGACCTCAATGAAACATGGGTGAGATTTGTAAAAGTGAAGAGTGATAAAAGTATTCCTTCTAGAGAAGATGCTCCTCatggttatttttgtttgtttcatcAGAAGGCAATGATCCAAAATGACATTACCAAGTAAGCTTCTGAAGGGAGAAAATGTGTAGTTTTGTGCAAATATGACAGATTAAGAAGagatgctgaacatgaaaaatacATTTATTCTGACGACAATTAGAATTTGATAATAAGCGTCACATACATTCTCTCTGAAAATGTTATAAGTTATGATTTATTATCccagcgaccctacatggacaagtggatatagaaaatagatgaatgcgttttttattttatttatttatcttccaCAAATAAAGGACTAGCATGCTTACACACGTGTTATAAAATTAAGTGAACTTAGTTCAACTACCTTTCATCACTCCTCTCATCTGGatagttttcacacacacaccttcatatAGGACGTTACCCAGGGTGCATTTCCTCTTGCAGTTCACTCATCTCCATGGCAACCCAACACTCAGATCCATCAGGTTTCCCAAGCTGACATCCTGCGCTGAGAGAGGAGGTGAGTTTTGTTTCTAGTCagtcagaaggcagcatagcagttAGTTGAAcagtttaatacatttaaaagttTATTTTCGTGTAACTTGCCTGTTGCTGCTTTAACTTGATTTCTTTGCAGATTTAAGATGCAAACTTTGAAGACGCAACTCTTTAAACCAATTTAAAGTTTACCACTAAATAATTAAACGTCCTTGAGAAAAATGCTGCATTagtttgtttaaccctctgggggcaggcgttgcagatttgcaacgttaaaacctacccagggcctcatttatcaagcttgcttacgcacaaaaacaAGGTcgtaaaactgcgtaagcaaatttccacgcaaactttgggatttatgaaagaaaacttagcagaaaaatgtgcgcaactttaagttgactaaggacctggcttacgcacatgttggacatggagagcacctgcagtgctgctgctgagaaggataaaattatgaagtcctgcagcattatcacttgtactgcttcgttttcacacagaacaagaccccccacacgcacacacacgcgcgtacacatacatgtgcacacacatgcgcgcgcatgcacacacacacacagcctgaagcgcagaatacggaatgcagaatatcagcagggggacagattaagacagaatgtcatgcgtctgtgacagtcactgtgacccgattgatcatgcgccctggttacttgtacaggggagatctccgtttgactgactggttagcgcgcgtgacctTCACCcaagagtctggggatcaaatcccgtttggatcatttttttaatatccgccacagatctctcctaagaattcacaacattgacggcttcagcaacgctgtgccactctgtggattttctcttatttgttttgcaaaagcacttcctttcatttctacacctcacccacaagtacctcagtttctgcttctgtgaaattgcgcttccttgatctgccttgatctacggtcgccatcgtcattaacGAAgcactgcaacagccggcttatgtatatgcatgagatccacaaggcactttgcattgaatatttatggcagtaagtgggcgtggtgagggcgggatgtgactaagatgcagctgagaaacattcttgttagtctccgatttaggaAGCGGAGATTGCatacagctgtgcgtactccatggttgatagatcacaaacctacttggcataagtacatttttttgctgagcttaagtacagttttagtaaggattctacacaatgtttgataaatgagacccctggttactccacacacgtatttcatgagcatttttaaactcggaagtaccgctgaaggacttagtttgtccttttatcaaaactttgagcctgagagggttaaaaggacTTGATTCTACTGATGCATTCCTATGTTTACTTTGCGGAGTGGGAGGTGGGCAATGCTTTGTCCCCTTGGAGAAAAGGTTATCCGACTCTTGTTTCCTGGACAACTGAGCAACAAAACGACCCGCTCAGCCCTGAACATACAGATCATCTACAGACGTGTCTCTAGATTGAGGACATGGCTGGGCGTGATGAAACATGGAGCGATGCAGAAGACACTGGCTGTGAGTTCCATCAGAACCCTTTTTGTGTTTTTGAaagagttgttgttgttttacctCTTTCCCTCCCTCCTAGCTCTGAGTGTGTTCAGATGGGACCACTGCGATCTCCTCCTGGATGCAGTGGATATTCAGCTTGACCAGCTGCAGGTCTCTGTTGTTCTTTTTTCTCCTCTATCAGCCTGTGAGACCGTTTTAAGCTCTATTTCTCTTTTTTAGATCCAACCTCCCACAGAAAACaatcacatcaaaccaggtgatgaaTCATCCTTACTGGTATCAAGTATGCATTACATAAAATACCAATATTAAAGGTTGATTTCCAAAtgatgatgtgtgtttgggggtaTTTTTAAGCTACACTTAGATGGAGCAAAGACACAAGACTTGGAAGCACGACTCAAACAAATGACACCTCCATGTCTTGTCTTGAGTTAATCCACACGCCGATGATGAGGACAACACCTGGTGATGTTTCAATATCTGTATCCGCACAAGAAAATCGTTAGTTTTTAAACAAATTTCCTGTGAAATTGTTATTTTCATTTGCTCATCAGGCCAATTTCTGGGAAGAAATTAGATAAGTGTTGTATTCATAATCTAACCAAGCTGAAATctctaaaatgcaacagatttttaaGTATTTTCTTGCAGATAAAAGGTCAATACTTCCTTCTGTACCCCAGAAATCACAGCGGGCTCTTCTGTCTGTCACGATGAAATCAAAAAGAAGCTAAAAGGAAGCTCAAGTGTTGAAGAGGAAGTTGAATCAGAAGGGGATCTGGTCACCTGGCGGCTCCAGAGGCTTCTTGGAGACGTCTGTCAGGAAGGAACTGCTGGAGAAACACATTCTGCTTCAGACAGCATCTGCACAGAGGACTTTTTCTGGTGCTTCAGAGAGGAGATGGTGGATCTGTCTCTGTCAGAAATGGGACCTGATGGAAAGACAGAAATTTCTGAGAGCGACACTAATCTGAGTAGTCAGAACCGACAAGTCGCTCAGTGTGAAGTAAACGTGTCACAAGTCAGAGAAGGAGCACAGAGACATGGAAGCTGCAGTAAGTGTGAGTACAGCCGGAGAAGTTGAGAGCTGACAGGTGTGTGTTTGAGCGACGTGTGTGTTTGAGCGGCGTGTGTGTTTGAGTGATGTGAGAGAGTCATTTCACTTTGTTCTCACATGGAAGATCACTAATCAGGAGAAGTCTGCTTTAAAGGACTGAACTAAATCCAACACATCTAATCCTATTCTACTCTAGATTAGAAAAGGTCACAATCAGTGGAAGTTTATAAAACATTAGAAAGGATctcatcagagaaaaatcagagagcAAAGTGTTTTTCTGGCTTTGATTACATATTTAGAGTCATCTAAAAAGTAGCCTAACCCAAAAATGTTGATATTTATTCCATAATTTTTGTCAGTAAATATGAAAAAGGTCATTTCTAGTCAAAAATACAGGGAAAAGGACAATACTATGAATAAAAGTAAAGTAATTACGACAATTTTCAGATGTGCTCTTTGGCAGCAGTGATGATTAAAGTTTTTCCCTTTTCCTTCAGACAATTTAGTTTTCTCCAAATGTTTTGGTTCAATTATTATGTTCaaacctttattttttttaaataaagatttagcttgttgctgtttttcccgagatacttaaaatattttttaaactcATCTACCTTATTTTTTTATGACTTTTTTGCTGGAGCTAATTAAACCATCTTACTTTCCATCTCAAACTTTCCAATAATCAGTATTAAAGGTCTTCTGTCCAGGATCTGCATGAGCTAGTTTTCATCCATCTGACACCACTTCCTGCAGTTTGTTTGAAGGAACCAAAGAATTTGAACACCGGTTAAGTCAGGATTTGGTGACACGGTTGTGAAAATCCTGCACTCGTGCACACATTTTAGCTCTTTCCCAGAGACCGACTTGTGATGCAATATTTTCATTTGTCCTCCTGAGCACTATAAGGTCCTAGATTAATGTAAATTATTCCAGAACTTCTGTTTGTTTGAGACTTTATGGTTTCCTTTCAGTCTCTTGCAGAACGGAGGTCATAACCGACCATGAAAATGTATCTTCTGACAGTGACGTTGATGCAGTTTGCACTGAGCAAGTAAAACAGCACGTccacaagtggacaggtactaaaATGTGAATGAAACGTGCCAAAATAATttgaaaaattaaattaaaacaaaTCCCCCTCTGATCCAAGGACCCTTCATCACTGATCTGAATGACTTTGACACAACCACACAAGATGAGACTGAACGTCTGTCTGCATTAGGTAAAATAAAGCTTCATTcttcatttcaacacacataatTAAATGTATCTCTTTATTTACAAAGTGAGAAGCTCCTCCAGTGGGCGTACAGATGAAGCTCAGAGTAACGGGACAAAAACCAGCAGGTAAAAGGAGCGTTTAGATTTCTTCATGATGTTTTTGCTTTTCCAAACTCTGCTAATAAGAACACGGATGAGAAAACTCACCACAGGAAGGAAGCATCCACACCTGGGAGGACATCAGAGAAGACGGACTggaaggagatgaaggtgtgactTGAAAACCTTCAACAAGTGACATCTCTGAGTGTCTTTTAGAATATTTTGTAAAACACACACTCTGGTCTTTTGATGTTTGGCTCAGAAATGTGAGAAAGAGGAGACTAAAGATAAAGTGGACTCATTTAAAAGACATTGAGCTCTGCCTCTCTGAGCTCCAGCAGAGAAAAATGGTTAATCAGCGACTTCATCACTGACTGATGGAAGTCTCTCTAATATTTGCAGTTTACATCCCAGCGTGTCGTTCAGCACCTGAGTGCAGGAAGAGCACAGATAGAGGAGAAGAAGGCTTTGGAGTCTCTTCTGGGGGAAGGCAGGACAGAGAGAGAGTCCATCAGGTACCAAAAACACTGTTTCAGTTCATTAaatgagttttttttaaatgcagcaaagtcaaactgtgtgtgttttagcaaccagctgcagaagcaaAGAGAGTCCTGTCTTCAGATTCAAAAAGCATCTCCACATAAACAGATTCTAGACGAGGAATGCAAGAACAAGGTATAAAACCCCTTTTCAGCTATAATCTGTTTTAGTGTGGTAAACACATACTTCATCTTTTTGTACGTCCACTGATCCAGAAACAGAATAAAGTTGTGACGTCAGAGATGGCGCCTCAGCTGGATTGTACCCAAACAGAACTATTTGTGGAGCAGCGACGTGCACGAGAGAAGACTGAATCCCTGCAGCAGGTGGATAAATAAAttgtacaaataaaaaaaaataggttTAATCACATGGCCATTAAATGATTGTGTAGGGAAGTTTATGTAAACCAAGGGTCACCACCCACAGGCCTTTTCTCCAAATTGCACAAGTTtaaaataacataaaaacaaTCTGCACCAATGCGTTAACATAGATTTTAAAACTACtattttctttaaaaacattCAAATCTCTTTATTAAACGTAAAGTTAGTTTAACTCTGATCTATTCTAGTTCAAAGGTCAGTATTGTATCGGCCTGGAAGTCCTTCCTGTGGATCATGAAGCAACTTtcagcttcacaaaggttggACCCCTGATCTAAACAAGTAGTTTATTTTGTTCAAGTGAAACTTCcgtgagattaaaaaaaaatgcaatcaaATATGGAACAAATACATTTCAGTTGGACATGTTAAATAAGGGTTGCTCCCTTTACAAATGCTAAAATAACCCAGAAACAACAGTCCATTTCAGTATAATGTCAGATCATTCTAGAGTCGTGATGCCTTTTTAATCAGATTAGGAGTGTACTTATGTttttgtttgtaaacaatattaaAAAATGGTTAGAAAAGGTTAGAAGACTATCTTATGTAAACAATGTCTGTGTTTTGTGTTTGAATAATGGATGATTTTGGGGTAGAGACTGGAGGAGACTTGTGAGGAGCTTCACGGAGCCTCAGAGGCAGAGAGCTCACTGGGAAATGGATGTCTGCGTACTCAGGTAGAAGGTGGTGTTTACATATGAAAAAAATACCTTTTTAAAAACTATTTTGTTTGCATCTTTCGCCAAAAAGTTGGAAAATTGTGCAAAATAGAAAAAGatatataaatgtattttaaaatcAAATGAAACCCTAATATATGTTGTTCTTCCACTTCTAATCACTGTTTAGCACTTTTTAAAAATTCTATATTTTTCAATAAAACTGCTTCAAATAAAGCAACGCTCGTGTTGCTTGTTGTTAACGGTGGTAGAAACGGACAGAATGTGGATATTtgcagaaagaaagagaaaagctGAAGAGGGAGCTGCAGAATCTGAAACCCCCAAACCACACAGAGCTGAAGGGGGCCCAGGAACAAACTCTGGTGAGAACTGAACAGAACGGGAGTTTTATTGAAATCAGTACAAGAGACGCATCATCGGGGAAGCCTTTTAGAAAACTCAGATGATTTTTGTTGTGTGAGCCCAGCAGAGTGAGAAAACGGTGCTGCAGCAGGAAGTTCAGCTggctgtgagggagagcgacaggCTCTGGGCGATGCTGGAGGATAAAACAAGCGCCCACGAGAGATTCAGAGCTGAGACGGAGCAGCAGCTCCGACTCTGGGCCCAGCAGCTGGCAGCAGAGCTCAAACATCTGCACCTGTTAGTAGAGCACAACAGAGACCTGCCTCAGAGGTACAGCTCAAATGCACATTAGACACACAGTAAATATTATTACTTAATACTGACGCCTTTCTACTGAGCAGCTTTACTGTTGCTGAAGCTGTTGCACACCTGAGAACAACACGTGAGCAGCTGCAGCACTTCGTTAGGCGACTTCATCAACAGCTGGATTCACAGAAACAAATGAATGAGCAGCTCAGAAAGGAGAAGGTACCAGTTAAGATGTGCATACATGCATAAGTTGTATATAATTACATCTAAAcccctttttttttactcagGAGCAAGAACTGAGGGTCCAAAGGCAACAGCTGAGAGCAGAGAAAGACCAAGCTCTGAACTCTATGAGGAGACAACTCATCCGGGTACGAAGCTCAAGTTTGGAGAAATCCCCAAACAGCCCCAGATCTCAACTAAACACCTTTTGATTTACAGGAGCATGTTGAGGAATTGAGCTGTCTGAAATGGGCTCATGTGAGTGAGACGGGAGGAGTGGCAGCTTGTCTCCGCAGGCAGCTGCAAGACAAAGATCTGGAGCTCAGGCAGGTCCAGAGAAGCATGGCTGAGTGGAGACGGCGAACCGCCGCTCGTCTGGCGTCACAGTTTGAACATCAGTTGACAGCTGAACTAGAAAGGTGACGTGATCATCACAGAGACGTTTATCTCACACGAATCCTGACAATGTATATGAGTTTGTTGAAATCTGCACAAATGTTTTCTTTCCCACAGGTGCAAGGTGGCGCTGATGAGGAGCAGGTAACTCATCTGTAAATAATAAATCACAAACTAAGCGGTTGTTCTTCATTGTAACAGCCTGATCTCATCACGCTACACATTAGCCACACGTTTAACCCAAACTTTCTCCATACTGGCAATTATTCACTCACtaacacatttaaatgttttccagAAGAGCATCAAAGACTCTAGAGGCGAGGCCCAGAGGAGGGACACACAGTTCAAAGGTAGATGCCGAGTAAGCATGACCACGTTCTTGTTTCAGTCAGCTAACATTTAACTTTTTACTTCAGGAAACTGTTTGCTCCCACCGGATCCACGCGGTGAACTCTGCAGCCGCTCACATCTCCACAGACGTGGTGTCATTAAAGCTTCTACGTCACCTGCAGGGCAAAGTGAAACAGCTACGGGTGGAGACCCAGGCCTTCTTGTGGAGCCCAAATCCACCAGACCCACCAGTGGCTCTatctgtgagtgagtgagtgcacgACTACAAAAGGATTTATGAACATTTAGAGGATTATTAAAGGTGTAAACTTTGAAAGAACCTGCAGAATCAGCATTCAAAGCCGTCTGAAAGTGATGGATTGTGTCATTTTAGTGCTGCTGTTAAGCGTTTCTGCTGATGTCTCCATCAGGGTGAAGACGTTGCTGAGATTAAGAGGCAAACCTCGTGAAATGGAAGATTAACAAGCAGGTCACAGTGACATGTGGCCACTGAGGTCACACTCACCTCAGCTGAGGAAGCGAGGTTTTATGGCCGACGAGAACACTGAACTGTGTGTGAGCGATAAACCTCAGAGGAAACGGAGGATGATGAAACTTTCAGCTACATGAAGCCGGCGGGTTCTTCAGGGAGTTTCTAACGTCACGTTTCCTAAAATCAAATAGATTTCATTCTAATGTTCTACTAAAATACTAATAATGAATTTTTGTTGTTGGATGAGCAGATGGTGTGAATTCCTTTCTGTTTTATGATAAATGTCTTTAATAACTttagttcatttaattaaaaagcaaATACTCTTGGTATTAACACTAAAGCAATGTCTGAAAAACAAAAATCAACATCTCTGCATGAACAATACGTTTTATTGAAAAAAGAAAATGTAATTACACTATGGCTCATTGCAGTTCTGGTTAAGAACATATAAAAATAcaagcaaataataataataatagaaaaaATAATGTTTGAGTCTTTTACAAGCTCCTCACCGGCAGCAGGAGGTATCAGCCGACTGAAAACAGGAATTCATGCTGTGAGGAGAGAGTTTTGATTCGTTTTGCTCACTGATGACCAGCGTAGATGTACGCCGTATTCTCATCCATCACGAGTGGCCCAGACGTTCCCACGCACCAGTCTGGAGACTAactgatgaatgaatgaacaggATGAACAAAAACAGCTTCACACAAGGCCAACATTCCTGACCCAACAGGCCAGTCTGACCAGTCATCCACCCTTCTGGTAGAGCTCGTGAAATTAGAGCTCACCACTAGAGTTCCATTTCCTCCTCTGCAGCACTGAGAACAGGGAAACTGTACAGGGGGGAGCAGCTTGTGTCTGCAGGTGGGCTCGGGGGGCTGAGGGAGGGAGAAGGACATGGAGTAGGAGGTTGTCTGGACGCGATCTGTTGTTTTCGCTGTTTCTGTAACGAGTTCTTCAGCCTCTGACAGAAGGGATCTTCTGGAGGACGCCACAGCACCAACTCCATACCTGAATGAGTCCTGGAAGGTGATGGAGGGGAGACGAGTGAGGTAAAACCTGACATCAAGGGGGAAACTGTTCTTCTAGAGCTGTTCTGTTAGTTAAACTCTGACGTTAATTTATCATTAAAATAAACATCTACACTAAATAATAATTAACTTTGGTTTTACTGAAACTTTAGACAACAACAAGGTTCTCTTTTTGGTTTTTCAGCTGCTGCAATGTGGGCTTGAACAAAAAAGAAATGTTCTTATGAAATGCTGAAGTGTTACGTAGTTGAACAAGGAGCACATACACTGACAGGGCCACGGTTTGGGGGAGGATGTCACTGATGCCACACTGCAGACCTTCCTTCAAACTGTCCGAGATCACCAGCACTGGTCGTCTTTGAGTGGGCTCTACATCaagatcttcatcatcatcatcttcaagtGTTATTCTGTAATACAATGCTCAGTTGAAGAGGTAAATGATTCAGGAATGTGTCAGAACCGTCGTATGTAGGGGTATCTTACAAACTCGCTGATTTGaagtaaaaaaatattttaatacaGCAGTAAATATTCTAATGAACTCCCATTAAATTGTGAATTATTCTGTCTAGACTGATCCGTAAACTAGACTCCATACAAGGGTTTGAGAGATTTTGACGAGCAATTTCAAATCAATTCCCTAAATAATAAGTGCTAATCTAGAtctggggtattcaattccgctcctggagggccggtatccagcacgttgtagtggtttctctgctccaacacactttgtTCAggagttgaatcacctgtgcagcagctcatcaggctctgcacaagcctgttaatcatctgctgagtgaaatcaggtgtgttgaagcaggttaaaaccaaaacgtcacTGACTGGATACCAGCTCTCCAGacccggaattgaatacccctgattTAGACTAACAAACGTAACAGATATATAATATCTCAATGTTAAGGTGAGAATGCTCTAATAGGGAGGAAATACTTGATTAATCACACTTATACCAACAAGACAAGGAATTCAACGTGTTAATTAATTTAGTTTAACCAATTCAGTAAATAATCGCCCAATATTGAACAAAATCCAGGGAACCATTTCAGTGATTAAGACATTTATATTTTGAATATTCAATAGTTTGTTTTTCTTACTATCAAGATGACTAAAGTTGCAAATTTGTGCATTTATAATAAAAGGTTGTAAATTGAAAAACTGACATTGTCCCCAAAAGTGTGGCATCTGTGTAAAACGGATTCATAGATACAACCTGacaggtaacactttacaatatgggtccctttattaatgttagttagggcattattaagcattaataaacaatgggtccctttattaacgttaccttTATTGTTTACTATGAAGTGTCCTTGTGGGATTAAGGGCCAGGGGGAGGGGTGTGGTTAGAAATGTGTTACATAATATATACATTGCTTatactttaatagtttattaaagcttaataatgcactaagtaacgttaataaagggacccttattttaAAGTGTTAGTCAGCCTAACTAAAGCTAAAGTGGTGGTTATTGAATAGAATCGTATTAATTTTACCAGTAATATCAGGGATACTGGAGAGCCACTGCCCTGCATGCTGTTGCCGTTTCCCTGTCTTGACTCGCCTGATTCAATGACTGAATCACCTCTTCAGAATCCTGTTTACCTATTGATTCACACCAGGTGTGTCTATGCCAGGAAACATAGAAAACATGCAAGTAGTGGCCCTCAACGGTTAAATAGCCCTGGCCTATAAGATTTATAAGCTTTGCCTTAAATGGAAACTAAACTAACAACCCCTTCTCTCTCTAGCTTGTTTATCCTACAAACCTTAAGTTCCCAGGTGGCTTGTTGCAAACGTTTGAAGTTTGGAGTCCAGCAGTTTTGAGTGCTGATCCATACCTGTCTTCGATCTCCTGTAGTCTCCTCTGAGCTGATTCTATCTCCATGCAGGAGCTCTCCGTCTCCGTTCGAGGAGGTGAAGAGGAGGGCTGTGGTAAAGTGAAGTTCTGAGATGCTGAGCAGGGCTGTGGACTACAAAGGCCAACTTGCTGAGCAGACGATGCAGGACACATAGTCTCTGAAAAGTCCACCTCGGTCTCAGCCATTAACCTCCTTTTTTTGGCACTGCAACCCCTTAAAAAAGAGTTAACATTATTAATAAGTAAACTAAATAGCTAAattcgaaactaaagcacatcctgagtgtccgtcttctgaaatctgtggtccacactttcatcacttcaaggctggattactctaactcctgcttatatggcatcagtaaagcagctctttctagacttcagctggtccagaactcagcagctaggttgctgactggagctgacagacgacaacacatttcaccaattctgaaatctctccactggttgcccgtgcagttcaggataaacttcaaaattatgcttctgacttacaaatccttgaaccatcaagctcctccatatc carries:
- the ccdc117 gene encoding coiled-coil domain-containing protein 117 isoform X1, whose translation is MYKRSVSFTVISLSASHHTNAWMHHPALPKTALGFLPTMYSFSGPSSLPDFDLGHPSMTENQQRSVNSHNSWEARRLRKHRRVDDEGCSAKKRRLMAETEVDFSETMCPASSAQQVGLCSPQPCSASQNFTLPQPSSSPPRTETESSCMEIESAQRRLQEIEDRYGSALKTAGLQTSNVCNKPPGNLRITLEDDDDEDLDVEPTQRRPVLVISDSLKEGLQCGISDILPQTVALSVTHSGMELVLWRPPEDPFCQRLKNSLQKQRKQQIASRQPPTPCPSPSLSPPSPPADTSCSPLYSFPVLSAAEEEMEL
- the ccdc117 gene encoding coiled-coil domain-containing protein 117 isoform X7, producing the protein MTENQQRSVNSHNWEARRLRKHRRVDDEGCSAKKRRLMAETEVDFSETMCPASSAQQVGLCSPQPCSASQNFTLPQPSSSPPRTETESSCMEIESAQRRLQEIEDRYGSALKTAGLQTSNVCNKPPGNLRITLEDDDDEDLDVEPTQRRPVLVISDSLKEGLQCGISDILPQTVALSVTHSGMELVLWRPPEDPFCQRLKNSLQKQRKQQIASRQPPTPCPSPSLSPPSPPADTSCSPLYSFPVLSAAEEEMEL
- the ccdc117 gene encoding coiled-coil domain-containing protein 117 isoform X6, producing MTENQQRSVNSHNSWEARRLRKHRRVDDEGCSAKKRRLMAETEVDFSETMCPASSAQQVGLCSPQPCSASQNFTLPQPSSSPPRTETESSCMEIESAQRRLQEIEDRYGSALKTAGLQTSNVCNKPPGNLRITLEDDDDEDLDVEPTQRRPVLVISDSLKEGLQCGISDILPQTVALSVTHSGMELVLWRPPEDPFCQRLKNSLQKQRKQQIASRQPPTPCPSPSLSPPSPPADTSCSPLYSFPVLSAAEEEMEL
- the ccdc117 gene encoding coiled-coil domain-containing protein 117 isoform X3 — protein: MHHPALPKTALGFLPTMYSFSGPSSLPDFDLGHPSMTENQQRSVNSHNSWEARRLRKHRRVDDEGCSAKKRRLMAETEVDFSETMCPASSAQQVGLCSPQPCSASQNFTLPQPSSSPPRTETESSCMEIESAQRRLQEIEDRYGSALKTAGLQTSNVCNKPPGNLRITLEDDDDEDLDVEPTQRRPVLVISDSLKEGLQCGISDILPQTVALSVTHSGMELVLWRPPEDPFCQRLKNSLQKQRKQQIASRQPPTPCPSPSLSPPSPPADTSCSPLYSFPVLSAAEEEMEL
- the ccdc117 gene encoding coiled-coil domain-containing protein 117 isoform X2, whose translation is MYKRSVSFTVISLSASHHTNAWMHHPALPKTALGFLPTMYSFSGPSSLPDFDLGHPSMTENQQRSVNSHNWEARRLRKHRRVDDEGCSAKKRRLMAETEVDFSETMCPASSAQQVGLCSPQPCSASQNFTLPQPSSSPPRTETESSCMEIESAQRRLQEIEDRYGSALKTAGLQTSNVCNKPPGNLRITLEDDDDEDLDVEPTQRRPVLVISDSLKEGLQCGISDILPQTVALSVTHSGMELVLWRPPEDPFCQRLKNSLQKQRKQQIASRQPPTPCPSPSLSPPSPPADTSCSPLYSFPVLSAAEEEMEL
- the ccdc117 gene encoding coiled-coil domain-containing protein 117 isoform X5, with the protein product MYKRSVSFTVISLSASHHTNAWMHHPALPKTALGFLPTMYSFSGPSSLPDFDLGHPSMTENQQRSVNSHNWEARRLRKHRRVDDEGCSAKKRRLMAETEVDFSETMCPASSAQQVGLCSPQPCSASQNFTLPQPSSSPPRTETESSCMEIESAQRRLQEIEDRITLEDDDDEDLDVEPTQRRPVLVISDSLKEGLQCGISDILPQTVALSVTHSGMELVLWRPPEDPFCQRLKNSLQKQRKQQIASRQPPTPCPSPSLSPPSPPADTSCSPLYSFPVLSAAEEEMEL
- the ccdc117 gene encoding coiled-coil domain-containing protein 117 isoform X4 gives rise to the protein MYKRSVSFTVISLSASHHTNAWMHHPALPKTALGFLPTMYSFSGPSSLPDFDLGHPSMTENQQRSVNSHNSWEARRLRKHRRVDDEGCSAKKRRLMAETEVDFSETMCPASSAQQVGLCSPQPCSASQNFTLPQPSSSPPRTETESSCMEIESAQRRLQEIEDRITLEDDDDEDLDVEPTQRRPVLVISDSLKEGLQCGISDILPQTVALSVTHSGMELVLWRPPEDPFCQRLKNSLQKQRKQQIASRQPPTPCPSPSLSPPSPPADTSCSPLYSFPVLSAAEEEMEL